The following proteins are encoded in a genomic region of Maribacter hydrothermalis:
- a CDS encoding ion transporter: MKEEDKLSVWKNKLHEIIYEADTPMGKLFDIILFFIIIFSVILIMLESVKSIDAEYHQILFVLEWVVTIFFTIEYIARIICIKKPTQYIFSFYGIIDFLSTIPLYISYIFAGSQVLLAVRAFRLLRVFRILKLVQFLGEASQLKRALRASRAKITVFLFAVLIASVMMGTLMYLIEGDEAGFTSIPTSIYWTIVTLTTVGYGDIAPITPQGQAIATIIMLLGYGIIAVPTGMVTAEFARQNKERTGESSGNRYVHVNTQSCPTCSKEGHRDDATHCYNCGSILNE; the protein is encoded by the coding sequence TTGAAAGAAGAAGATAAACTATCAGTATGGAAAAATAAACTTCATGAAATTATTTATGAGGCTGATACACCAATGGGAAAATTATTCGATATAATTTTATTCTTCATTATTATTTTTAGTGTTATACTTATTATGCTTGAAAGCGTTAAATCTATTGACGCAGAATATCACCAAATATTATTTGTTCTTGAGTGGGTTGTAACTATTTTCTTTACTATAGAATATATTGCTCGAATAATATGCATAAAAAAACCTACCCAATACATTTTTAGCTTTTATGGTATAATCGATTTCTTATCCACCATACCTTTATATATCTCCTATATTTTTGCTGGCTCACAAGTTTTATTGGCAGTACGTGCTTTTAGGTTATTAAGAGTATTTCGAATTCTAAAACTCGTTCAATTTTTAGGAGAAGCGTCTCAATTAAAAAGGGCACTAAGAGCAAGTAGAGCTAAAATTACCGTATTTCTTTTTGCTGTATTAATAGCTTCTGTAATGATGGGAACTTTAATGTATTTAATTGAAGGTGACGAAGCCGGCTTTACTAGTATTCCTACAAGTATTTATTGGACAATAGTAACCTTAACAACCGTAGGTTACGGCGATATTGCACCAATAACTCCACAAGGGCAAGCGATTGCTACTATAATTATGCTTTTAGGTTATGGTATAATAGCCGTACCAACTGGTATGGTCACCGCTGAATTTGCAAGACAAAATAAGGAAAGGACTGGCGAAAGTTCAGGAAATAGATATGTGCATGTAAATACTCAATCTTGCCCTACTTGTAGTAAGGAAGGTCATAGAGATGATGCTACTCATTGTTATAACTGCGGATCTATACTAAATGAATAA
- the miaA gene encoding tRNA (adenosine(37)-N6)-dimethylallyltransferase MiaA, which produces MNKILISVVGPTAIGKTKLAILLAQHFKTEIISADSRQFFTEMNIGTAVPNLDELSQTKHHFIQHKSITEQYTVGDFEREAIQKLSDIFKVHDVVIMVGGSGLYVNAVTDGLNNFPNVDPSIRENLNTELAENGIEALQMKLKQLDPVYFEKVDIYNPQRVIRALEVTIGSGSAYSSFLNKPKAERAFKVLSIGLKAERPLIYERINHRVDLMVESGLLDEAKNLIKYKDYNALQTVGYKELFKYFDGEWKLDFAISEIKKNTRRFAKRQLTWFLRNKDTKWVEHDYNPKALLPEIDNEILNLKHG; this is translated from the coding sequence ATGAATAAAATTCTCATCTCAGTTGTAGGTCCTACGGCAATTGGTAAAACTAAATTAGCTATTTTACTAGCACAGCATTTTAAAACTGAAATTATTTCTGCTGATTCTAGACAGTTTTTTACAGAAATGAATATTGGTACTGCAGTACCAAATTTGGATGAGCTATCGCAAACAAAACATCATTTTATACAACATAAGAGTATTACTGAACAGTATACGGTCGGTGATTTTGAACGAGAAGCTATTCAAAAATTATCTGATATATTTAAAGTACATGATGTGGTAATTATGGTTGGTGGTAGCGGGCTCTATGTTAATGCTGTTACGGATGGGCTGAACAACTTCCCTAATGTAGACCCTTCTATTCGCGAAAACTTAAATACAGAACTAGCCGAGAATGGTATTGAAGCTTTACAAATGAAATTAAAGCAACTAGATCCTGTATATTTCGAAAAGGTAGATATCTACAATCCCCAGAGGGTAATCAGAGCATTAGAAGTTACCATTGGTAGTGGCTCGGCTTATTCATCGTTTCTAAACAAACCAAAAGCGGAAAGAGCATTCAAGGTTTTATCTATTGGGTTAAAAGCCGAAAGACCTTTAATCTATGAACGCATAAATCATCGTGTTGACCTTATGGTTGAATCCGGACTTTTAGATGAGGCTAAAAACTTAATTAAATACAAAGACTACAATGCTTTACAAACTGTTGGATACAAAGAGCTATTTAAATATTTTGATGGTGAATGGAAATTAGATTTCGCCATATCTGAAATAAAGAAAAACACACGAAGATTTGCCAAAAGACAACTCACCTGGTTTTTAAGAAATAAGGACACCAAATGGGTTGAACATGATTATAACCCTAAGGCTCTTTTACCAGAAATTGACAATGAAATTTTAAATTTAAAACATGGTTAA